The Oncorhynchus mykiss isolate Arlee chromosome 20, USDA_OmykA_1.1, whole genome shotgun sequence genome includes a region encoding these proteins:
- the LOC110499355 gene encoding tripartite motif-containing protein 35, with the protein MASSSSLPEEDFSCTVCLDIFKDPVILPCSHSFCQACLKECWKDEESRECPVCRRRSSKDHPLINLSLLNLCEALRERRQTDPTTGSKVLCSLHSEKLSLFCLEDKEPICLVCQVSRKHKNHDCIPVDEAVQDHKEELQTDLKPLQEKLKVFNKVKQTCDQTAVHIKSQAQHTEKQIKEEFEKLHQFLREEEEARIAALKEEEKQKSQKMKEKIEQIYREISSLSDTIRAIEEELKDEDISFLQNFKTMKVRAQCTMPDPQLVSGGLIDVAKHLGNLKFRVWEKMKEIIKHTPVILDPNTASSWLCLSDDLTSVSQTGPKQQLPDNPERFMKYATILGSKGFSSGKHSWEVEVGDHPDWNLGVAKESVDRKGDVYISPKYGFWAILQRSGKYINGKGETVLLKKKPQRIRVQLDYDQGEVSFYDSKDMTLIYTHKDTFTETLYPYFSIGSAGDAKSTGVQICQSEVSAHVS; encoded by the exons ATGGCTTCTAGTTCATCTCTCCCAGAGGAGGATTTCTCCTGTACGGTGTGCCTTGACATCTTTAAGGATCCTGTCATTTTGCCATGCAGCCACAGCTTCTGCCAAGCCTGTCTAAAGGAATGCTGGAAAGACGAGGAATCTCGGGAATGTCCAGTTTGCAGGAGACGATCGTCTAAGGATCATCCCCTTATAAACCTTTCTCTATTGAACCTGTGTGAGGCCTTACGGGAAAGGAGACAGACAGATCCAACCACAGGGTCCAAGGTGCTCTGCAGTCTACACAGTGAGAAACTCAGtctgttctgtctggaggataaaGAGCCCATCTGTTTGGTGTGTCAGGTCTCAAGGAAACATAAAAATCATGACTGCATCCCTGTAGATGAGGCTGTACAGGATCACAAG GAGGAACTCCAGACTGACCTGAAGCCCTTACAGGAGAAGCTGAAGGTCTTTAATAAAGTTAAACAAACCTGTGATCAAACAGCAGTGCACATTAAG AGCCAGGCCCAGCACACAGAGAAGCAGATTAAGGAGGAGTTTGAGAAACTTCACCAGTTTCtacgagaggaagaggaggccagGATAGCTGCtctgaaagaggaagagaagcaGAAGAGTCAGAAGATGAAGGAGAAGATTGAGCAGATCTACAGAGAGATATCATCACTTTCAGACACAATCAGAGCCATAGAGGAGGAGCTGAAAGATGAAGACATCTCATTCCTGCAG AACTTCAAGACCATGAAGGTAAG AGCCCAGTGCACAATGCCAGATCCACAGCTGGTGTCAGGGGGGCTGATAGACGTGGCCAAACACCTGGGAAACCTGAAGTTCAGAGTCTGGGAGAAGATGAAGGAGATCATCAAACACA CTCCTGTGATTCTGGACCCCAACACTGCATCCtcctggctctgtctgtctgatgatCTGACCAGTGTGAGTCAAACTGGCCCAAAGCAGCAGCTCCCTGACAACCCAGAGAGATTCATGAAGTATGCAACTATTCTGGGCTCTAAGGGGTTCAGCTCAGGTAAACACAgctgggaggtggaggtgggggatcATCCTGACTGGAACCTGGGCGTGGCTAAAGAGTCAGTTGACAGGAAGGGGGATGTTTATATATCACCAAAGTATGGATTCTGGGCTATACTGCAGAGGAGTGGTAAGTATATTAATGGAAAGGGAGAGACCGTCCTCCTGAAGAAGAAACCCCAGAGGATCAGAGTTCAGCTGGACTACGACCAGGGGGAGGTGTCCTTCTACGACTCCAAAGACATGACACTCATCTACACTCATAAAGACACATTCACTGAGACTCTCTACCCGTACTTCTCTATTGGATCAGCTGGTGATGCCAAAAGCACTGGTGTACAGATCTGCCAATCAGAGGTATCAGCACATGTCAGTTAA